In Calonectris borealis chromosome Z, bCalBor7.hap1.2, whole genome shotgun sequence, a single genomic region encodes these proteins:
- the MLANA gene encoding melanoma antigen recognized by T-cells 1, whose translation MPRRNHHPDGNFFRGKGHSYLAAEEALGIGLFILVLAILLIFGCWYYKRRSGYKSLRSKSSSVGTTQTVVGEGTILDCKMALQEYRNFNSVVPDAPPAYEKIAADQSPPPPYSP comes from the exons ATGCCCAGAAGAAACCACCATCCAGATGGCAACTTTTTCAGAGGGAAAGGACACAGCTATCTTGCAGCAGAAGA AGCTCTGGGTATTGGACTCTTCATTCTGGTGCTGGCAATTTTACTTATCTTTGGCTGCTGGTATTACAAAAGACGTAGTGGCTATAAAAGTCTGCGG AGCAAAAGCTCGAGTGTGGGCACAACACAAACCGTGGTAGGTGAGGGAACAATACTGGACTGCAAAATGGCTCTGCAGGAGTACAGAAACTTCAATTCTGTG GTACCTGATGCTCCACCAGCTTATGAAAAAATTGCTGCAGATCAGTCACCACCACCACCTTATTCACCATGA